A DNA window from Anaerocolumna sp. AGMB13020 contains the following coding sequences:
- a CDS encoding ABC transporter permease, translated as MKPTEKNEINSFKSLIKHIGTQKLIAVLALIVIYIFFAIFSQPFRSSNTLISIFDSSYYIGFLAIGVTFVIITGGIDLSIGTVMVCSALMGGVLYELGLPLPLALIAIVLIGAAFGLINGLMVSVLKLPAFIATLGTMMVTRGLGSIITGTKSITFPLRTNEDGWYKSLFRTGPVGGLETGFPSGFLLLIGAAVIMAVILTKTKTGRYILALGSNKEATRLSGVNIMKWETIAYVISGTFAGIAAVSYVAIYSTVQPGTGNGFELDAIAGVVIGGTSLAGGVGSVAGTLIGVFIMSVLKVGLPFIGLQPHYQLFITGIVLIIAVYADVRNRIKKKTR; from the coding sequence ATGAAACCAACAGAGAAAAACGAAATCAATTCCTTTAAGTCTCTTATTAAACATATAGGAACACAAAAATTAATTGCAGTACTGGCTTTAATCGTAATCTATATCTTTTTCGCTATTTTCAGCCAGCCCTTTCGTAGTTCCAATACATTGATCAGTATCTTTGATTCTTCTTATTATATAGGTTTTCTGGCAATTGGTGTTACCTTTGTCATTATAACAGGAGGTATTGATCTGTCCATTGGTACAGTAATGGTATGTTCAGCCTTAATGGGAGGGGTTCTTTATGAGCTTGGGCTTCCGCTTCCTTTGGCCCTGATTGCTATCGTATTAATCGGAGCAGCTTTCGGACTGATTAACGGACTGATGGTATCTGTGTTAAAGCTGCCAGCCTTTATTGCGACCCTTGGTACCATGATGGTAACCAGAGGTCTCGGTTCAATAATAACTGGAACGAAGAGTATTACCTTTCCCCTAAGAACCAATGAGGACGGCTGGTATAAATCCTTATTCCGTACAGGGCCCGTAGGAGGCCTTGAAACTGGATTTCCCTCTGGTTTTCTGCTTCTCATAGGAGCAGCTGTAATTATGGCTGTAATACTTACGAAAACCAAAACCGGCAGATACATACTGGCTCTGGGCAGTAACAAAGAAGCTACCAGATTATCCGGTGTAAACATCATGAAGTGGGAGACCATAGCTTATGTAATCAGCGGTACGTTTGCAGGAATTGCTGCGGTATCTTATGTGGCGATTTATTCAACTGTACAGCCGGGAACAGGTAATGGATTTGAGTTGGATGCCATTGCAGGTGTTGTTATTGGGGGAACCTCACTGGCAGGTGGTGTTGGTTCTGTTGCAGGAACCTTAATCGGCGTATTTATTATGAGCGTGCTCAAAGTCGGACTTCCTTTTATCGGATTACAGCCTCACTATCAGCTGTTTATTACCGGTATCGTATTAATCATAGCTGTGTATGCAGATGTTCGCAACCGAATTAAGAAAAAGACCAGATAG
- a CDS encoding sugar ABC transporter ATP-binding protein codes for MENVLISMERIDKAFSGVSALRGANLEVRAGEVHALMGENGAGKSTLMKILTGIHAKDAGIVRFEGREIEFKNPKEAQDAGIVIVHQELNMMNHLTVSQNLFIGKENTKGRFIDDKENNRQAQMLFDKLNISINPKETMGNLTVGKQQMVEIAKAISAESKVIVFDEPTAALTDTEITELFKIIRELRAKGLGIVYISHRMDEIKQITDRVTIMRDGEYVDTLISEKCTKDDIISRMVGRVIYEDPKETSNVAKDAPVVLKVKNLNAGKMVQNVSFSLRKGEILGIAGLMGSGRTETARALFGADPIDSGEIYIKDQKVTIKNPCDAVKAGIGYLSEDRKRYGIIVEKTVADNSVMAALEKYCSGQFIHDRRIRKDAQKYVEMLKTKTPSVEQLVVNLSGGNQQKVVIAKWLLKDSEILIFDEPTRGIDVGAKSEIYALMNNLVNQGKSIIMISSELPEILRMSDRILVMCEGRIAGEFMIEDASQEKIMHAATLRKERIN; via the coding sequence ATGGAGAACGTATTAATTTCCATGGAAAGAATCGATAAAGCCTTTTCCGGAGTCAGCGCTTTAAGAGGAGCGAACCTTGAAGTACGGGCAGGAGAGGTTCATGCACTTATGGGTGAGAATGGAGCCGGAAAATCAACCTTGATGAAGATTCTGACAGGAATCCACGCAAAGGATGCCGGGATTGTCAGGTTCGAGGGCAGGGAGATAGAGTTTAAGAATCCGAAAGAAGCACAGGATGCGGGTATTGTAATTGTTCATCAGGAGCTTAATATGATGAATCATCTTACTGTTTCTCAGAACCTGTTCATAGGCAAAGAAAATACAAAAGGCAGATTTATTGATGATAAAGAAAATAACAGACAGGCGCAGATGCTTTTTGATAAGTTAAATATCTCCATTAATCCCAAGGAGACTATGGGAAATCTGACCGTAGGAAAACAGCAGATGGTAGAGATAGCGAAAGCTATTTCTGCAGAGTCCAAAGTCATTGTCTTTGATGAACCTACAGCAGCCCTGACGGATACGGAGATTACAGAACTCTTTAAGATTATCAGGGAATTAAGGGCAAAAGGACTTGGAATAGTATATATTTCACATCGGATGGATGAAATAAAGCAAATAACCGACCGGGTAACCATTATGCGGGATGGTGAGTATGTGGACACCCTGATTTCAGAAAAGTGTACGAAAGATGATATCATAAGCCGGATGGTAGGCAGGGTTATCTATGAAGACCCCAAAGAAACCAGCAATGTAGCAAAGGATGCACCGGTGGTGCTTAAAGTAAAGAACTTAAACGCAGGTAAAATGGTTCAGAATGTAAGCTTTTCATTGAGAAAAGGTGAAATACTTGGGATTGCTGGTCTTATGGGTTCCGGAAGGACAGAAACTGCAAGGGCTTTATTTGGTGCAGACCCCATAGACAGCGGCGAAATCTATATAAAAGATCAGAAAGTTACGATTAAAAATCCCTGTGATGCTGTAAAAGCTGGAATCGGATATTTATCAGAAGACCGTAAACGATATGGAATTATTGTAGAAAAGACGGTTGCAGACAATTCTGTTATGGCAGCACTGGAGAAATACTGTTCCGGTCAGTTTATTCATGACAGAAGAATCCGAAAGGATGCGCAGAAGTATGTAGAAATGCTAAAGACGAAAACACCTTCTGTAGAACAGCTGGTAGTTAACCTTTCAGGCGGAAACCAGCAAAAGGTAGTAATCGCCAAATGGCTTTTAAAAGACAGTGAGATACTTATCTTTGATGAACCGACCAGAGGAATTGATGTAGGAGCCAAAAGCGAAATCTATGCACTGATGAACAATCTTGTAAATCAGGGGAAATCCATTATAATGATCTCCTCGGAACTACCTGAAATTCTTCGCATGAGCGATCGAATACTGGTTATGTGTGAGGGAAGAATAGCCGGAGAATTCATGATAGAAGATGCCAGCCAGGAGAAAATTATGCATGCTGCAACTTTAAGAAAAGAAAGGATTAATTAA
- a CDS encoding substrate-binding domain-containing protein codes for MKSYQITTKKKKFFQYPQIIALTILFLCTGMFLSKIMLHQEKPIEIICIVKSLDEDNGFWQSVMEGANLAAMEYNAQIVIWGAEKEDDYSKQNQLIEEAINRKPGAIVLAAADYIKTVEAAKAVVSNNIKLVLIDSTVQGDFADAVIATDNYKAGIRMGALMKRLLKDGKEIGIISHVKGTSTAIDRENGIRMGLTDDKDKIAEITYCDSDTEKAKELTKEMVKKHPDISVIAGLNQYASVGAGAAIKEMGLENCIKVIGFDNATEQIKYLEEGIYEAIVIQKSFNMGYLGVESAIKLIKGERTERVIDSGSTLITKDNMYTSLNQKLLFPFD; via the coding sequence ATGAAGAGTTATCAAATAACGACTAAAAAGAAAAAGTTCTTTCAATACCCACAGATAATTGCTTTGACGATACTGTTTCTGTGTACCGGAATGTTTCTCTCTAAAATTATGCTGCACCAAGAAAAGCCCATAGAAATTATCTGTATTGTTAAGAGTCTTGACGAGGACAATGGGTTTTGGCAGTCTGTTATGGAGGGTGCTAACTTAGCTGCAATGGAATACAACGCGCAGATAGTTATCTGGGGAGCTGAGAAGGAAGATGATTACAGCAAGCAGAACCAATTAATTGAAGAAGCGATTAATCGGAAACCCGGAGCCATTGTTCTGGCTGCGGCCGATTATATCAAGACGGTTGAGGCAGCAAAAGCCGTAGTCTCTAACAATATCAAGCTTGTGCTCATAGACTCGACGGTTCAAGGTGATTTTGCCGATGCAGTGATAGCGACGGATAACTATAAGGCTGGAATCCGTATGGGAGCCCTTATGAAAAGGCTGTTAAAAGATGGTAAGGAAATAGGCATTATCAGCCATGTTAAAGGAACCTCCACAGCGATTGACCGGGAAAATGGCATAAGAATGGGACTTACAGATGACAAAGATAAGATCGCAGAGATAACTTATTGCGATTCGGATACAGAAAAGGCCAAGGAACTAACAAAGGAAATGGTCAAGAAACATCCAGATATATCTGTAATAGCCGGTTTGAATCAGTATGCATCAGTAGGAGCCGGGGCAGCTATTAAAGAAATGGGACTGGAGAATTGTATTAAAGTTATTGGCTTTGATAATGCCACGGAACAGATAAAATATCTGGAGGAAGGGATATACGAAGCGATTGTAATTCAGAAATCCTTTAATATGGGATACCTTGGTGTGGAAAGTGCGATTAAACTAATAAAAGGAGAAAGGACAGAAAGGGTTATAGATTCCGGCTCCACCTTAATCACAAAAGATAATATGTATACCAGCTTAAATCAAAAGCTTTTATTTCCGTTTGATTAA
- a CDS encoding sensor histidine kinase yields MFKPDTEAFPGKRFGRLLQPFKSIRMNMIFLFSLLILCAVFLFLGISLRVTRKAVIENSTEYTKQVIGQVNADIDAYISYMENISTLLVTNMDVREYLSTEPYSEKDTELYLRMLSQFETILSMREDIYNIVVYGENDKFAVNHGTQMLNRNVDIKEMTWYKKAIEGNGRRVLSSSHVQNLISDDYKWVVTLSKAIRTKETGKILGALLVDLNYSSITKLCQNIKMGNKGYIFLIDSQGEIIYHPKQQLIYTGLRKEKIGEILTCKKDHFITTVDGEEKLYTMSTSEKTGWTVVGVANINELFPGRQSTQSIYLESALMLLLGALIIAVLFSNKLTRPITDLRNSMKQVEKGNFDKIPRKDWGEGEIGMLHKSFYAMTDELQNLMEDKSRSQKEKYKLELRALQAQINPHFLYNTLDSIVWMGEGGNNKEVVIMTATLAKLLRQSISNEVEFVTIENEVDYARSYLIIQKMRYRDQLSFEISVNPLIYSCRMVKLILQPLVENAIYHGIKYRETKGTVIIRGEETKEGILLQVIDNGIGMEEDTLKHIFDKKDKSGKSNGVAVENVNRRLKLYYGEQYGLQYESTPGIGTTVSIYLPKVEGGVPDEELSNND; encoded by the coding sequence ATGTTTAAGCCCGACACAGAAGCTTTTCCAGGAAAAAGGTTTGGCAGATTGCTGCAGCCCTTTAAGAGTATCCGGATGAATATGATATTCTTATTTTCCTTGCTGATACTGTGCGCGGTGTTTTTATTTCTGGGAATTTCTTTGAGGGTTACCAGAAAAGCAGTTATTGAGAACTCCACAGAATATACGAAACAAGTAATTGGACAGGTGAATGCAGATATCGATGCTTATATCAGTTATATGGAGAATATCTCGACCCTGCTGGTAACGAATATGGATGTGAGAGAGTATCTTTCCACAGAACCCTATAGTGAAAAGGATACAGAATTATATTTAAGGATGCTGTCACAATTTGAAACGATTCTTAGTATGAGGGAAGATATCTATAACATTGTTGTCTATGGTGAAAATGATAAATTTGCAGTAAATCATGGTACCCAAATGCTAAACCGTAATGTGGACATCAAGGAAATGACCTGGTATAAGAAGGCCATAGAAGGTAATGGCAGACGTGTGTTATCCTCCTCCCATGTTCAGAACCTTATTTCTGATGATTACAAATGGGTTGTAACTTTAAGTAAAGCGATTCGGACCAAAGAAACTGGAAAGATACTCGGTGCACTGCTGGTAGATTTAAATTATAGTTCTATTACAAAGCTCTGCCAGAATATCAAAATGGGCAACAAAGGGTATATCTTTCTTATCGACAGTCAGGGAGAAATTATCTATCATCCGAAGCAGCAGCTTATATATACGGGGCTTAGAAAAGAAAAGATCGGAGAAATCCTTACCTGCAAAAAGGATCATTTCATAACAACGGTAGACGGTGAAGAAAAGCTCTATACCATGTCTACTTCTGAAAAGACTGGCTGGACTGTAGTGGGAGTGGCAAATATTAATGAACTGTTTCCTGGCAGGCAATCCACCCAGAGTATTTATCTGGAAAGTGCTCTGATGCTGCTATTGGGAGCTCTTATAATAGCTGTACTTTTCTCGAATAAGCTGACACGACCGATCACGGATTTAAGAAATTCCATGAAGCAAGTAGAAAAAGGTAATTTCGACAAGATACCTCGGAAGGATTGGGGGGAAGGAGAGATTGGAATGCTTCATAAGTCCTTCTATGCCATGACCGATGAGCTTCAGAACCTTATGGAGGATAAGAGCAGAAGCCAGAAGGAAAAGTATAAGCTGGAGCTCAGAGCCTTACAGGCACAGATTAATCCTCATTTCCTTTATAATACCCTGGATTCTATTGTATGGATGGGTGAAGGCGGAAATAACAAAGAAGTGGTAATAATGACGGCAACCCTTGCGAAGCTGCTGCGGCAGAGTATCAGCAATGAAGTGGAATTTGTTACCATAGAAAATGAAGTAGATTATGCCAGAAGTTATCTTATCATCCAGAAAATGCGTTACAGAGATCAACTATCCTTTGAAATTTCGGTTAATCCGCTAATATACTCCTGCCGTATGGTAAAATTAATTCTTCAGCCCCTGGTGGAGAATGCCATTTATCATGGTATTAAATACAGGGAAACAAAAGGAACAGTAATAATACGCGGAGAAGAAACCAAGGAGGGTATCCTTTTACAGGTCATTGATAATGGAATCGGCATGGAGGAGGATACCCTGAAACATATTTTCGATAAAAAGGATAAGTCCGGTAAAAGCAATGGAGTAGCCGTTGAGAATGTTAACCGCAGATTGAAGCTTTACTATGGGGAGCAATACGGCTTACAGTATGAAAGTACTCCCGGTATCGGAACTACCGTAAGCATCTATCTGCCGAAAGTGGAGGGAGGTGTACCGGATGAAGAGTTATCAAATAACGACTAA
- a CDS encoding response regulator, translated as MFEVLLVDDEALVRDAISTNMKWEELGYHLAGTCKNGKEAMEFLSIHNVELVITDICMPFVDGLELARYIYENHTDTRTIILSGYNEFEYAKTAVKYQVVEYVLKPVTVAELNEILISVKETISEERKKKESLHKLTDSYQKNLPILRSRYLNQLVKGLHKQQPEEKLHEKLKELQRDISGECYITALMVAEHTEDFLASMPEAAGDLPEFVLFNILEEMTSADDKLLVFQDLQNNTTLLLSGASEAFLLEKLQNIYEASKKMMKEYFGLGVTLGIGSPVNLLYRVHKSYEGALNALEYRFLYGQDRVLFIKDFVEMDKVRNIEISDDIRKLTLAVKLNSKAEIADSLKGIVSRLRKLVLSSARIYICVQNIMVALNNLVDSLNLTDEEITERQNNLLRLLYTMKTLEEVEKLLCEYCYYIGEVLAEQRDSFSKKQAIIAVEYIEEHYMKEDLTLQSMCSDLAISMSYFSTIFKRYTGETFIEALTKRRMKAAMELLSNTTLKVYEIAEKAGYADPHYFAITFKKITGMTPKEFARKEGRVHV; from the coding sequence ATGTTTGAAGTATTACTGGTAGATGATGAGGCTTTGGTGCGAGACGCCATAAGTACCAACATGAAATGGGAAGAGCTTGGTTATCATTTGGCGGGAACCTGTAAGAATGGCAAGGAAGCAATGGAATTCCTTTCCATACATAATGTTGAATTAGTAATAACGGATATCTGTATGCCTTTTGTAGATGGATTGGAGCTTGCCAGATATATCTATGAAAATCATACGGATACCAGGACGATTATATTAAGCGGATATAATGAATTTGAATATGCCAAGACGGCAGTAAAATACCAGGTAGTAGAATATGTACTTAAACCTGTTACGGTAGCCGAGCTAAATGAGATTCTTATAAGTGTAAAAGAAACAATCAGTGAAGAGAGAAAGAAGAAAGAGAGTCTTCACAAGCTTACGGATTCTTATCAGAAGAATCTTCCAATATTACGTTCCAGGTATTTAAATCAATTAGTCAAGGGATTGCATAAACAACAGCCGGAAGAAAAGCTTCATGAGAAGCTGAAGGAGTTGCAGCGGGATATCAGCGGTGAATGTTATATTACTGCCCTTATGGTGGCAGAACATACGGAGGATTTTCTTGCGTCAATGCCGGAAGCTGCCGGAGATCTGCCGGAGTTTGTTCTTTTTAATATTCTGGAAGAGATGACTTCTGCTGACGATAAGCTACTGGTATTTCAGGATTTGCAGAATAATACGACCCTCCTTTTGTCAGGTGCTTCAGAAGCTTTTTTATTAGAGAAGCTGCAAAACATCTACGAAGCAAGTAAAAAGATGATGAAGGAGTATTTTGGGTTAGGGGTTACATTGGGAATCGGTAGTCCCGTCAATCTTCTTTATAGGGTACATAAATCCTACGAAGGAGCGTTGAATGCATTGGAATATCGATTTCTATACGGGCAGGACAGAGTACTTTTTATCAAAGATTTTGTTGAAATGGACAAGGTCAGAAATATTGAAATCAGTGATGATATCAGAAAACTTACGCTGGCAGTTAAGCTGAACAGTAAAGCTGAAATTGCTGATAGTCTGAAAGGAATTGTATCCAGATTGCGAAAGTTGGTTTTGTCTTCTGCTAGGATTTATATCTGTGTGCAGAACATTATGGTGGCTTTGAATAATCTGGTGGATAGTTTAAATCTTACTGACGAAGAAATTACTGAACGGCAGAATAATCTGTTAAGGCTTTTATATACCATGAAAACCCTTGAGGAAGTGGAGAAGCTTCTTTGTGAGTATTGTTATTATATCGGAGAGGTCTTAGCCGAGCAAAGGGATAGTTTCAGTAAGAAGCAGGCAATTATTGCAGTAGAATATATTGAAGAACATTATATGAAGGAGGACTTAACCCTGCAGTCCATGTGCAGTGATCTTGCCATCAGCATGAGTTATTTCAGCACTATTTTTAAAAGGTACACCGGTGAAACATTTATCGAAGCCTTAACCAAGCGGAGAATGAAAGCTGCCATGGAGCTTCTTTCCAATACAACCCTCAAGGTATATGAAATTGCAGAGAAGGCAGGTTATGCGGACCCCCATTACTTTGCCATTACCTTTAAAAAGATTACCGGAATGACACCGAAGGAGTTCGCACGAAAGGAAGGGAGAGTACATGTTTAA
- the trpA gene encoding tryptophan synthase subunit alpha, producing the protein MSRIQNAFKQGKAFISFVTGGDPDLETTEKLIVTMEAAGADLIEIGIPFSDPIAEGAVIQEANERALTAGCTTDKLFDMVKGVRGKVSVPLVYLTYINPIYTYGKERFFKRCVECGIDGIIVPDLPFEEKEELEVDCLKYGVDLISLIAPTSNERIRMIAEQAKGFIYCVSSMGVTGVRSEIKTDISSMISMVREVTKTPCAVGFGISTPEQAKEFAAVSDGAIVGSAIVKIISHYGKDSIKPVADYVTAMKKAVMEV; encoded by the coding sequence ATGAGTAGAATTCAGAATGCATTTAAGCAGGGAAAAGCATTTATCAGTTTTGTAACAGGGGGAGATCCTGATCTGGAAACAACAGAAAAATTAATTGTTACAATGGAAGCAGCAGGAGCAGACCTTATAGAGATTGGTATTCCTTTCTCTGATCCAATAGCGGAAGGCGCGGTTATCCAGGAAGCAAATGAAAGAGCATTAACAGCAGGCTGTACTACGGATAAGCTCTTTGATATGGTAAAAGGAGTAAGAGGAAAGGTAAGCGTACCACTGGTATATCTCACTTATATCAATCCAATTTATACCTACGGTAAGGAGAGATTCTTTAAAAGGTGTGTGGAATGCGGCATAGATGGAATCATTGTTCCAGACCTTCCCTTTGAAGAAAAGGAAGAACTGGAAGTGGATTGTTTAAAATACGGGGTAGATCTGATATCCCTGATTGCGCCTACCTCTAATGAACGAATCCGAATGATAGCAGAACAGGCAAAAGGTTTTATTTACTGTGTTTCTTCAATGGGGGTAACTGGTGTCAGGTCAGAAATCAAGACGGATATCAGCTCCATGATTTCCATGGTACGGGAGGTAACAAAGACTCCATGTGCAGTAGGTTTTGGAATCTCAACACCTGAGCAGGCAAAGGAATTTGCAGCTGTTTCAGATGGAGCAATTGTTGGCAGCGCAATAGTAAAAATCATTTCTCATTATGGTAAGGATAGTATAAAACCAGTAGCTGATTATGTTACCGCGATGAAAAAAGCAGTGATGGAAGTTTAA
- the trpB gene encoding tryptophan synthase subunit beta, whose amino-acid sequence MKKGRFGEFGGQYVPETLMNAVAEVDKAYEYYKNDPVYVSELETLYREYAGRPSRLYYAEKMTEDLGGAKIYLKREDLNHTGSHKINNVLGQVLLAKKMGKTRVIAETGAGQHGVATATAAALMGLECDIFMGKEDTDRQVLNVYRMELLGARVHPVTSGTQTLKDAVNETMREWTRRVDDTLYVLGSVMGPHPFPTIVRDFQKIIGKEIKSQLKEKEGRLPDAVIACVGGGSNAMGAFYEFIEDTEVQLIGCEAAGLGVDNPKNAATIANGTEGIFHGMKSIFCQDEDGQIAPVYSISAGLDYPGIGPEHAMLYKTGRASYVPITDEEAVKAFEYLSRTEGIIPAIESAHAVAYARKLAPEMDKEKIIVINISGRGDKDVAAIARYRGVNIHE is encoded by the coding sequence ATGAAAAAAGGCAGGTTTGGTGAGTTTGGAGGTCAATATGTTCCGGAAACTCTTATGAATGCAGTAGCAGAGGTGGATAAAGCCTATGAATATTATAAAAATGATCCGGTTTATGTATCTGAGCTGGAGACGTTATACCGCGAATATGCAGGAAGGCCGTCAAGGTTATATTATGCAGAAAAGATGACCGAAGATCTGGGTGGTGCAAAGATATATCTGAAAAGAGAAGATCTGAACCATACCGGTTCTCATAAGATCAACAATGTATTAGGACAGGTGCTTCTTGCAAAGAAAATGGGTAAAACCAGAGTTATTGCAGAAACAGGAGCCGGGCAGCATGGTGTGGCAACAGCAACAGCTGCAGCTCTTATGGGACTTGAATGTGATATCTTTATGGGAAAGGAAGATACGGACAGACAGGTATTAAATGTATACCGAATGGAACTCTTAGGAGCAAGGGTTCATCCTGTTACCAGCGGTACCCAGACCTTAAAGGATGCAGTGAATGAAACCATGAGGGAATGGACCAGAAGAGTAGACGACACGCTGTATGTTCTTGGTTCAGTAATGGGTCCCCATCCCTTTCCTACAATAGTAAGAGATTTTCAAAAAATTATAGGCAAAGAGATTAAGAGCCAGCTGAAGGAAAAGGAGGGCAGGCTTCCGGATGCGGTAATCGCCTGTGTTGGCGGCGGCAGCAACGCTATGGGTGCCTTTTATGAGTTTATAGAAGATACGGAGGTACAGTTGATTGGATGTGAGGCAGCCGGTCTTGGTGTCGATAATCCTAAAAATGCTGCGACCATCGCAAACGGTACGGAAGGAATTTTCCACGGTATGAAGTCCATTTTCTGTCAGGACGAAGACGGACAGATAGCACCTGTTTACTCCATTTCCGCAGGTCTTGATTATCCGGGAATCGGTCCGGAACATGCCATGCTTTACAAGACAGGAAGAGCCTCCTATGTACCCATTACGGATGAAGAAGCGGTAAAAGCTTTTGAATATCTGTCACGGACAGAAGGAATTATTCCTGCAATTGAAAGTGCACATGCGGTAGCTTATGCAAGGAAGTTGGCACCTGAAATGGATAAGGAGAAAATAATAGTAATCAATATATCAGGACGTGGTGATAAGGATGTGGCTGCAATTGCAAGATACAGGGGGGTAAATATTCATGAGTAG
- a CDS encoding phosphoribosylanthranilate isomerase, with translation MTKVKICGLRREEDIRIVNKYLPDYIGFVFADSKRKVSREEAQKLKSQLDERIHSVGVFVNAPIEEIAALVKVRIINSIQLHGDEDRNYMDALRSITKEAVPIIKALRATKEADLDKGRKLPADYFLLDTYAAEHYGGIGKTFDWKLVPKDFGRFYLAGGLNSCNVTKAIEMLHPYCVDISSGVETEGFKDEKKVMEFIHAVRTADKTNQEIR, from the coding sequence ATGACTAAGGTTAAGATATGTGGCTTGAGAAGAGAGGAAGACATTCGGATAGTAAATAAATATCTACCGGACTATATCGGGTTTGTATTTGCTGACAGTAAAAGGAAAGTCTCAAGAGAAGAAGCACAAAAGCTGAAAAGTCAGCTGGATGAGAGAATTCATTCTGTTGGGGTATTTGTCAATGCTCCTATTGAAGAAATTGCTGCTTTGGTTAAAGTCAGGATCATCAATAGTATTCAGCTTCATGGAGATGAGGACAGAAATTACATGGATGCTTTGCGGAGTATCACCAAGGAAGCAGTCCCAATTATAAAGGCACTTAGAGCAACCAAGGAAGCGGATCTTGATAAAGGACGAAAATTACCGGCAGATTATTTCCTTCTTGATACTTATGCTGCTGAACATTATGGAGGCATTGGAAAAACCTTTGACTGGAAGCTGGTGCCGAAGGATTTCGGTAGATTTTATCTGGCTGGTGGATTGAATAGCTGTAATGTAACCAAGGCTATCGAAATGCTGCATCCCTACTGTGTGGATATCAGCAGCGGAGTGGAAACAGAAGGTTTTAAGGATGAAAAAAAGGTTATGGAATTTATTCATGCGGTAAGAACAGCAGACAAAACGAATCAAGAAATAAGATAA